The genomic stretch gcacataAGGCACTTTGataccttccgaaatcagctcacgcgtcttcaaagtgatagattccaagctccgattccttgttctccataaatgtatacaaatgggacgagtttaggctcgatttatcttctttccggtctgtacctgcaatttacataagacaaaccaaagtagactattcgggggtatttttAGCTAGATACCACGTAAAATAGTgcagaaatacgtgtaaaaatgaggtaaaaaccttatataaaatacacgcatcaaccCACTCCTGCCCCTCTTTGGTTGGAAGCTCTATCTATGTGCATCTGCCAGATCTCTGCCTCCCTGCTCCCTTCTAGAGTCAGGATTTCTTCGTCTGCCAGATTTTGGATAGCTGGGTTGAAGTCTGAAACAAAGTCTACCAGTGCTTGTGACTTGATTGCTGTCCTAGGGTCGTATTGGATGTCATACCCACTAAGGTGCAcataccattttgacattctgcctgatagctCAGGTTTCCTCATTACAGATTTCAATGGGTAATTAGTCACGACATGTATGGTGTgagactcaaaataggggcgcgaCTTATAACATGCAACTACCAGAGCTAATATTAATTTTTCAAGAGACGTGTACCTCGTCTCtgctggcagcagagacttgcttacgtaatAGACTGGCTTTTGCTCCTTATCCTGCTCTCTAACTAGAACGGTGCTTACTGCTACCTTAGTGACAGCTAGGTAGAGGAACAACGGTCCTCCTGGCTCCGGCTTTGATAGTAACGGTGGGTTGCTGAGATAGTGCTTCAGCTCTCTGAATGCCTGCTCGTAGTCTGcagtccactcaaacttctgacTCTTCCTTAGTATGTCATAGAATAGTCTGCATTTGTCCGAGGACCTCGAGATGAATCTGCTCAAAGCTGTTATCTTGCCAGCTAGTCTCTTAACGTCCTTTGGCTTTTCAGGTGACTCCAGCTGTAACACAGCCTTATTTTGCTCAATGCTGGCTTCTATTCCCCTCTGGgttacaatgtagcctaagaatttgccagagaATACTCCAAAGGTGCATTTGGACGGATTTAGCTTTATTTTATATTCTCTGAGGGtgttgaatgtttctgccagatgttgCATGTGATCTGTagctttttctgatttcaccaccatatcatcaatatatacctccatggttcttcctatttgctctttgaacatgcggttgaccagcctttgatatgtggagcctgcattctttaggccgaatggcatgacattgtaacagtatattcctctttcagacatgaatgtTTTCTTCCCGATCTGCAGAATCCATCTTGATTTAATTGTAACCGCTTCAAgcgtccaggaatgtcaacatttcatgtccagctgtcgcatccaccattgcatcaatgtgaGGCGGTGGGAAGGGGTCCTTAGGACATGCCTTGTTGAGGTCACTAAAGTCCACGCATACtttccattttccattcttcttaggtaCCACTACTATATTTGATAGCCACTCTAGATATTTCACCTCTCTTATCTTGTTTACTGCCAGAAGGCTGTCTACTTCCTGATTGATCACCTTATTTCTCTCAGCTGCGAATTTTCTTCGTCTTTGCTacatgggtttacactttggatTCACGCTGagtttatgtgttatgatggacggatctattcttATCATGTCGTcatgtgaccatgcaaagcaatccatatTAGCTTGCAAAAATTTGATTAGGTGCTGTCTTAAGTTTCCTATGCATCCAGCTCCAATTAGCACGGTTctctctgggtgcagcttgtccaagTTGATCTGATCTAGCTCCTCGGCTGGAGGCTCAATGTATTCGTTTTGGAcgtgctgcttctgtaattgttaTGCTGCGAGGCTGGCAGTGCATTTCAGTGCtttcttgtagcagcctctagTTTCCTCCTGGTCTCCTCGTATTGTTTCTACCCCCCATGGTGTAGGGAATTTTATGCATTGATGATATGTCGAGGGGACTGCCTTCATCAGGTGTAGCCATGGTCTTCCCAGAATGACGTTGTAGGTAGAGGGTCCATCTATGACTAGGTACCTAACCTatttgttgactcctcccacataggttgggatcacTATCTCGCCCAATGAGTTGGCTGTCtttccactgaatcctactaacGGGATGGTTTTCTTCTTCAAATATTTCTCACTgaaccccatgttttctatggctATCAACATGATCAAGTTGATCGAGCTACCAGTATCTAACAGGACCTTTCTGACTGTGCGGTTATCTATTGACAGAGTGATAATGAGCGTGCCATGATGTTCTCGTTCGTCACGTATATCTTCTTCATCAGAAGCAACAGCAGGTAGATCACTATGAGAAATTCTGCAGGACGTTACTGGCCTATCTCCCTTAGCTCGGTGGCACGCCTTTTGGCTGCTGAATATGTTAACCCACTCagatctgagccgcctgttatcacgtttattatcttggtACACGTAGGTGGAGTTACGGGCTTtgtggagcctaccttatcccgctgcttgcccccacgtggtaacaggtggctcagttctccttgctcgtacaggcgcttgatctcccTTCGCAATGTGTAGTAATCTTCAGTATTATGCCCGATGTCACggtggaattcacacttcttcttaCTATCTTTTCTCCATGCTTGCCCTTCTACTGGTGGCCTAGGCCACCTTACTCCATCCCCCATCTCCTtgagtgctttcaggattcctccgatgCCAGTGGTGAACCCATAttctgccagagtggggagtTGCTGGTTCTCTTCTCTGTTGTCGACTCTGTTAACTCCCATTCCATATGGCCTATACCTTTCATCCCTTTTGTTGGTAGactgctttcttcctgatttctccatgGCTGAGGTGTTGGATACGCTTGGTGTATTAGGcaggctggctctggctaggatatcttcttcCAATTTGATTCCAACCGCTGCCTTTTCTTGCACTGCTTCAAAGCTATGACAAGAGTGCATAGTTAGTTGCTTGTACAGGCcagagtcatggtggaggcccctcctgaaggcttctactgctgtcgacACATCACACTTTCGTACtgccaccttctcattgttgaatctggTGTTGTATTCTCCAACAGTTTCCCCTGCTCCCTGAACAATTCTGTATAAGTCTCATGCATGCTTCTGTGGCTTTCgactgcttgcgaactgttggGTGAACGCATTTACTAGGTCAGCGAACGTGGAGATCGACCTGTTGGGTAAGCTTACGAACCATCGGAGTGCTGGCCCCGACAGTATGGATcaaaatcctttgcacatgcaggctTCCTTTACTTGTCTGACAACCGTTACTATCATCATCTTCTGTTTGTACTGGCTCATGTGGTCAAAGGGATCTATTGTGCCATCgaagagaggcatgtttggatttgtgaatccctttggcatgacAATGACGGATATGGCGTCCACAAATGATGAGTCAGCATAACTGTCGGGTGCCGCCTTCTCAAGTGTGGGTGGCAATTCTGGGACCCTACTCAGCATCTATCTTAGCTCCAAGTATTGCTGGTTGGTTAGGCTTCGTGAGTCTGGAGCTCGTCTGTCTGCTACCTGCTGATTCTGTGTACTGCTTCCAGGTCCaaactcttgaaggttctgatgtgcCGTGGCAGCTAATGGGGTTGAAGTCACGAGTGTTCCCTGATGCCAGTTTATCTGCGGGCTGCCTGCGGATCCTGCACCAGGTGTCTGATTAGTTACCATGAAGTTACCAACTGGGAGGTTACCTGACAGTGCTTCCACGTGGCTGACAGGCTGCCAGCTATCTGGCGTGAGGTATACCAGTCCTCGTGGGGTTATTCTTTCTTCTGATGATACTACTGTCAAATCCAATCTTGTCACCAGCTCGGCTACTATTTGTCGAAGCTGATTCCTGATGCCTGATGCCCCCTATGTTAGATCTACTATCGGAGCCCGACCTTCTCCCTCCGTGCTTGTTGGTGTGACACTACTGCTTCAGAATGTCTATTTGCGCCTAGATTTCCCTGTCTCTTTttcttgcttcagcttcagctttcctCTGGTCTTCTCGCTTATTTCCATGACCCTCTGAAGGTTCTCCACGCCAGCGAGCAAGATTTGTGTTGGACTGGGTGGTGGGATGAGGCCTGAGCTTGTTGTACTTTTGTCCAATCTGGGTTGGGCCGTGACAGCAGGGGATTTGGGAGGTAAAGAGGTTTTTACCACAGGTGCGGTTCTTGAGGTGCGCCCAGGAGCCTGAGTTGGTGCCGCCGACATCGGATTCTTAATTGGATTTGGTGGTAACGACGGCTGGCCACTCCCTGACACAGTTGctgatgcttgcttatccattatACGTCTGagttatcaacgattgacgaccacaatgccccacggtgggcgccaaactgtttaggtgagTTTTACCGTATTTAGGTTTTActaggtcaatgtggtcttattcGTTGGATGTCGattaattgtttatgttaatgcaaaataaagtaataaaggaaataattaaaGGTGACACATAAGAtcgatttggtgacgcggaaaacccaatgtgggaacaaccgcgggagggacggtaccctgccaagtattgcactagctTGTAATGTGAGTTTGAGTACAATGGAGACGGTATGCAAATCTAGCTAGTACAATGTATTGCGTGAGAACTTGAATGCCCTTATTTGTTTgcctccttggctatttatagggtaggaaccATAGATGTATCCTACtgcgtttatggaaaggaataaTACTCTTGTTTCAACTCTTTCCATAACGAGCCATCCGCCACCGTTCTCCCTGATCTCCCCGAATTCTCCCTAGAATCTTCCTTAGAGCTTTCCAAAACGCGGACTCTCTTATCAACGGGCATCTCCACTTCCACACGTCTCCTGGCCCATCTGCTTAGACGGATCCCCCTTCACATTTGGGCTCCCCTTATTCTATTCCTCTTTCACGGCCCAACTCCTTAATATGTATTGGGTGGGCTCACTCTATTAGGTCAATATGCAGATTTTGGCCCAAACAAGCACTTCAATCTTATTTGTACATGCTAGTTTTGTAGGTCGGACATGCCGAGCTCAATCGCTATGGTGACACATCAACAACTCTAATTCTGAGCGCTTCTTATTTCTCAATTCTTTTTACCG from Silene latifolia isolate original U9 population chromosome 2, ASM4854445v1, whole genome shotgun sequence encodes the following:
- the LOC141641642 gene encoding uncharacterized protein LOC141641642, whose translation is MLSRVPELPPTLEKAAPDSYADSSFVDAISVIVMPKGFTNPNMPLFDGTIDPFDHMSQYKQKMMIVTVVRQGAGETVGEYNTRFNNEKVAVRKCDVSTAVEAFRRGLHHDSGLYKQLTMHSCHSFEAVQEKAAVGIKLEEDILARASLPNTPSVSNTSAMEKSGRKQSTNKRDERYRPYGMGVNRVDNREENQQLPTLAEYGFTTGIGGILKALKEMGDGVRWPRPPVEGQAWRKDSKKKCEFHRDIGHNTEDYYTLRREIKRLRLRSEWVNIFSSQKACHRAKGDRPVTSCRISHSDLPAVASDEEDIRDEREHHGTLIITLSIDNRTVRKVLLDTGSSINLIMLIAIENMGFSEKYLKKKTIPLVGFSGKTANSLGEIVIPTYVGGVNK